The genomic segment CAAACTCAAACGCAGCATTCATACACTCTATCAAACAAACAGGACTTAACAGAAAGGAACATCGCATAAAGGTAAGTGGGTATGTTTAGAGTTACAGTCAAATAATAATCTGCAGTTAAAAATATTTGAGAATATAAATACAGCACAGAAGAATAGTAGAAGATCTTACATGAAGCACACATTGCTTTTTAGAAGCCGaagcatttctcaaattttgCTCTCTCTTTTCAACTTGGGCGATGGAAATCAAATGAGCAGACTGCTGACGGTTGAGAGATTCATGTAGTTGTGCAAGTTCTTGTCTAAGTTCATCATACTTGGATGTCCATTCATTTTTCTCAATCAATACAAGCCCCATATTATACTGATAATCAAAAAGCTGCCCGTAAACAACAATTAATTATTAAGCTGTCCATGAACAACAAGAATATATAGTAATTATTAAAATAGAATCCACAGCAGAGCACTTGTATGAAGAGCTCGAGTGCAAAGGTGGGGATAGGAAGTTGTATAGGCTTGCTGAGACGAGAGAGGGGAAGTCTCGCAACTTGGAccaagtgaagtgcatcaaggacgagaATGGCGAAGTGTTGATAGAAGTGGCACACATTAGACGGAGATGACAGATGTTCCATAAGCTCTTGGATGAAGAAAGGTGTATCGAAAACAGCCTATAGGTAGAGgtgcgtacactctatcctccccagacccacttgtgagattacactcaGTGGCGGGGCCACATGCATCTAAGGGGTGTCAACCGATACCCCTTGGCCGAAAAATTacaatatgtatatacgtaaaaagaaattttttatgtatatatactatgtgtTTGAACCCCTTAATTTCGtcgtatatttacttttttatattttgacactCCTTAATATAAATTCTAGTTCCGCCACTGATtatactaggtatgttgttgttattaaatCACAATCCACCAGTAGAGTtaagaaataaggaaaaatacGTATTGACACTCCAAAGTATCttgtaaaattaaattttagtaCCTGTTTTTCAAGGTTGGCAATGTTTTGGAGCAGGGCTTGGTGGTGACGTGCTTCCATTGCAGCGTCGTCTAGGAATCCAACATCCTTGAAGCTCCTCCAATCTTCAATATCCTTTCTTGGAGGTTCACTCCTTGGCCACATAATattaacaatatgatgctaacttTCGTGGGCCATTTAACTATAGTGACTCTTAAGTCTTTTTATTGAGTGGAGGCGGCtaagttttaattattagtGGAGGTGATGTTTTTTGATTAGTGATTAAGAGGTTTTGACCTTgcaaaagtttttattttgatactttgacccttaactttatttttaatactttgccctcaagttttatttttaacactttgacccagcCAATATAAGCCCtaaaataccaaaatgggtccaaaaaaaaaaaaaaagggcgcCAATCGCTGCACCCGTTTTTGCTCTTTTCCCTCCagtgttcttcttcttcttcttcctcagttcgttcttcctcctcctcctcttcttcttcttcttttccatccacccttttctcattctttttttctccctCCATTCTTATTCCTCATCTTCCATTCTTCCTTGCTTCTTCTTTCATCCATTCTTTGTGCCATTTTGAAGAATGCGctcaataaaagaaaaaactaaaccACCGATTTGTAATTTTTTGGCTGGATTTCGTTAGTGTCTACGGGGCATTACTTCATAAGTATTGCTTTTccctgcttcttcttcttcttccattgGTGCGGCATTTTGAAGAATTtctcaacaaagaaaaaaatgaaaccagcagattttgcaattttttggcTGGGCATTACTTCAGAAGTAATTTTcgctcatttggtaagtaaaatattgttgttttgtttcaattatttatctgggtttctttgattttccaacaatttaCGGTAGCAAttgtacttgttgcaacaagtgctaAGGCTATTTTGTATAAGAGCTTCTAAATTTTTGCAACGATTCTGGAAAGGCTTTCTTGTAGTTTATGTATGACTATTGTAGTTCTTTGCCCAATTACAACATTATGTAATTATTGCAACTTCTATACTAATTGTTGTTAAATACGTAGTATGAATAAGTTGCAACGCATTTGTGAGTTGTTGCAAGTAGTGTACTACACGTTGCAAcaagtatcttacttgttgcaacaattcaACGATCCGTTGGATTGACTTGATCCAATGTAACCCAAAATGGACCCAAAAAGCAGAAGCGACTCCATGCATTAGTTAGTTCTTTGGAACAAGTGTATTACTCGTTGCAACAAGTaatatacttgttgcaacaactcactaatCGTTGGACATCTTTCAATGTCTTTGGATTAAACGAACTCAAAAAGCGAAGCCGACTCAATGATTAGTTAGTTGGTGCAACAAGGAtagtaattgttgcaacaggtaaTCCGCTTGTTGCAACACCTGATTCAtctgttccaacaagtcattaAGTTATTGTATTTTGTTACTATACTGtcatgacctttttttttttaaaaaataaaaatattcagGTAGCATTAATGGGGGACTCAATAACAATAGGTGTTGATTGCCATGGTGAATGGATCGAGAAGAACAATCGATATATTTGGCGATGGAAGGGTAGTCACATGTTAGAGACGATAGCGATGAGTGTCCAAAGAGATGttgtgtttgatgattttgtgaacTTAATCATCACctattgtgaattaacttgtgagGAACCGAAAGATCTTGCCATCACTTACATGCatagctcttttgaaaaccgAGAGGGTCTTGCTTTTAAGATAACCGATCAGGAGATCGTTTGCGTACTTATTTGAATGATGTAGCTAGgcccattttaagggtatacgTGGTTGGAAGCCCGGTAGAGAACCATAATTTAGGTCAAGACCAACAAGATGTGTTAAATGATAAATTGGATGGGgtggatatggatatggatattccAGATAATGGAAGTTGGGGTGAGCCGATTCCTACACCCGAAGTTGTGAGCAATACACCGTGTTCTGCACAATCTTCACAGTGCAGccatgttcaagatgatgaaacaggcttttataaaggaatgtcattcaagaacaaggaaCAACTAGCAACTATGTTGAAACTTGCTTGCGTGAAGAAAGATTTTACACTCGAAGAAGGTGATTAATTCGCGCCTCgtgtattgctttagatgtgTACATCCGGAGTGCAAGTAGTGGTGAGGGCTATGAAGCTTTTAAGTTCGATGATTTTTTTATTACAACCTACGTAAAGTATCACACATGTGGTTCTGAGCATATTACTATCCATAATCCACACGCCACAAAAAGTCATTGGTGAATACTTCAAAGATAGGTTTCCCGACGGTAAAGGCCCATCTATAAAAGATATGAGCCAATCATTCCGCACGTAATTGGGTTGTAAGGTAAGTTATTGGAAGGTCCGGAAAGGTACGGAGATTGCAAAATCCTTGACAAGGGGGACATATAAACACGGGTATGCGGTGCTTGATAAGTAGCGTTATATGCTTCGTTCCGCAAATCCAGGAAGTAAGACGGCATTGAAGGTTGATGCTAATGGGAAGTTCAAGTACTTTTTTGTAGCCTACAAGGCTTGGATGATTTGTTTTGCGCAAATGAGAAAAGTCATAGCTGTCGATGGGACATTTTTGAAGAGCAAGTACGAAGGAGTGTTGTTGTCTGCAGTGGCGCAAGATGCGGAGAATCATGTTTTTCCTGTGGCATTTTGTGTAGTGGACAAGGAGTGTGATGCCTCATACAAATATTGTTttgaacaaatgagaagctTTGTAGATGATACCAAAGAGTTGTGCATAATTTCTGATAGGCATCCAAGTATCAAAAAGGCAGTTTCAATTGTCTTCCCTTTATCTCATTATGGTTGTTGCATGAAGCACCAGGGGAAAATCTCCGAACCACCTTTCACAATACGAAGGTCGTATCTCAGTTTTATAAAGCAGCAAAATCATACAATATAGATGACTTCAATGaccatttcaatcaaataagaGATACCGTGCCTAGGGCCGCCGAACATCTTGAACGTGTTAGATTCCACAGATGGAGCAGGGTATTCTTCCCCGAAAATAGGTATTCATACATTACTTTTTCCAATAAGTAACAcatctgttggaacaactacctcacttgttgcaacaggtaaattagttgttccaacaactcacttaaTTGGTGCATTTTGGTATGACACAGAGACAATAACTGAAGCTCtctccaacaagtaacacatctgttggaacaactatctcacttgttgcaacaggtaatTTAGttattccaacaactcacttagttgttgcattttggtaTGACACAGAGACAATAACTGAAGCTCtctccaacaagtaacacatctgttggaacaactacctcacttgttgcaacaggtaatttagttgttccaacaactcacttagttgttgcattttggtaTGACACAGAGAcaatatgtcacaccctaattttcgttagggcgtgatgggcacctgacccttacctagggccgagcgaaccctctgactctcgtggcactcataatcatattgggccctcatagcataacatgagtacataatgaaagctctTCAAACAACtcgcttttcatccttttcaaatcaagtaagactgTGATCGTATAAtacccgtagaataatgcatcacaatacatcggcttatggagccgcttacaaaactgacatactacatacacgacactgtctgcaaagtctctaacatggaacatgaaaccacatcataatgctctgactcggcaacactccggaatgaaATGGAGTTCGCCAACCCCGCTGGAGCATCCTCTAGCAACATCTTCCACTtgtctgtatacacctgcgtggcatgaaacgcagcgcccacaagaagggacgtcagtacgagcgatgtactgagtatgtaaggaatgagtaaaacattttagagggtacaaagcatgagtagtaacaggacgaaaacatagggcatttcatgagataataGAGTAACCTGCACATCTGAGTGCCCTTTTTGGCGGAACCATGCCTgtttagtgctgcggaacgtgcagcccgatccatatatatatatatatatatatatatatatattatattgctgcggaacgtgcagcccgatccatatatatgtaataaaagagtaatctgtacatctgagtgccttttaggcgcaaccatgcatgcttagtgctgcggaacgtgcagcccgatccatatatatatatatatattatactgctgctgaacgtgcagcccgatccatataatatattgctgtggaacgtgcagcccgatctatataatatattgctgcggaacgtgcagcccgatccataaccacatatcccgcgtccggcatcccgcgtccgggacggtatcatgtcatattataccaactgatcaggtggttacgcgtatataacgctctcgcccttttcccatattccccatatacatatacatatatcatattcatatatcatataagtagcatgcatgagagcccaaagaaagtcttgtatctatcggagtgacgtaaggtcggtagcctccgattgtattatggaataatcatggtcgctttgtctcaccttgaagggacgattattataaggtgagactatcaatgaaaaatagcttcacgaggaaacataaaataggatcataaggcatcaattcatatactttggaatctttagaaatagtcatcattcatgaatagaattgagaaatcaagaaatagctcaacattctcatatcgtcattgaaatcataaacttggaacctttaaacatagaatcatcatcatcattttcatcgtaggaaaatattctcatttttgacatcgtcGTTGTccttgtaaaacatatccatcgttgttgtcatgaaagcttacggagtcataaacctccattttggaaagatacagacatttcaggattctttcaagaataggtcgttagaaccaataaaggaaagtcgcggggcccacggacgagcttcaacccgatccgggcccgcctatgaaagttagagattATTACTCGTGatgaaatcttctacgatggtttcgaagctatccgagcccatctgtgaaagttacgggcgttcgtagtttcggactcgtttaggaacaaaattcttttgaaaacaaaacttttgaaaacaacaaagttatggaagcatttatgaaatcgtaatctaagaatcatgcctttgaaagaaagggacgagccttaacataccttagccgcttcctaagctaattcgAGCTtatgtctcggcttctcacgatctacaataatgtcactagatatcaaccattagccataacacttgagaatccaattccaaattaacaactttgtctacaaaaatttcggcagcatttcccctataacttcaacatccccgagaattcaactcggccaaatcaacaacaaccaaaccaacaatcataataacaatatcaataatcaattcacaaaatgttcaagacattccaacccaaatcttactttgcccgaaactttccaataccataagaaccatcacaatacatttctctcttccgaattcataagctctattaacaattccatatattagcaacatcatcttcattaatacaagaagcCACATTAAAGTCACAATAaatcccaaatcagcccacatgattATGGCTCAACTTAggtcattaaatcttcatttacatcatggaattcacaacaataataaccaaaatatcaagtaagtTTAATTCATCCCATCTACACCaaggcagcccctattcggccaccacaccatcaccctcaacttcatgaatttcatccatttcttcacatcacaacatgctcaaaacgtccataatacaacaatccaaacatgctaaataaattagtcctTTGCTTCTATAGAACaccacctatacacggccacacacaacacaccattatttcatgattttcattcattttcacatgcCACAACATAtgcaaatcatccacaacatatacaagaaaggattaaacctcacctttttccatcgACTTCACCCTCGGTTAAAGTTGATAAATCGCgacaacgaacggttttcttgttccaacaactactccacgttaacgagggccttctaattggtGGAAAGGCTAGGAGgaattatttttccatgatcaattgtTCAAggatcattttcggccaagcttatggccgaatggtctctccttctctttcttcatgtttcttgaattttctatggttaaaatgatgaattgtcttgtttcTTCATGacttgcacatatatatatattggcataGGCACATGGCCgatcatgtgcccctatttttcctccaatttttctccaattttctcaaattctctagaaatttcttaatgcaaaagatgaataagtcttgcatagtAAGgaattatgcatatatatatacttagcctcCACCAATACAAGGTGTCCATTTGTGTCattccatggcatgaaaatattggtcaaaataTAGGTGGGGCCACGGCCAcctaggccttttggccatttcatgaaaattcttttccaacttttagcctccaatttctccttatcccgaatTTACCCctaatgctccattccaataaaaggatgaatacgcacttatacattctaaaaaaaatttataaccttatccttaacttcccgccattaactcggaatattcaaacgtacaaaatgcgaggtataacacaaTAACTGAAGCTCtctccaacaagtaacacatctgttggaacaactacctcacttgttgcaacaggtaatttagttgttccaataactcacttagttgttgcattttggtaTGACACTGAGACAATAACTGAAGCTCTCTCCAACAAATACCAcatctgttggaacaactacctcacttgttgcaacaaagtaatttagttgttccaacaactcacttagttgttgcatttttgTATGACACAGAGACAATAACTGAAGCTCtctccaacaagtaacacatctgttggaacaactacctcacttgttgcaacaggtaatttagttgttccaacaactcacttagttgttgcattttggtaTGACACAGAGACAATAACTGAAGCTCtctccaacaagtaacacatctgttggaacaactacctcacttgttgcaacaggtaatTTAGTTATTGCATTTTGTTATGACACAGAGACAATAACTGAAGCTCtctccaacaagtaacacatctgttggaacaactacctcacttgttgcaacaggtaatttagttgttccaacaactcacttagttgttgcattttgttatgaCACAGAGACAATAACTGAAGCtctttccaacaagtaacatatctgttggaacaactaactcacttgttgcaacaggtaagttagttgttccaacaactcacttagttgttgcatttttgTATGACACAGAGACAATAACTGAAGCTCTCTCCTACAAGTAACACATCTGTTTGATATTTAAGCAGCTGTTTGATATTTTCCAACAGCTATAATCGTTTGTACGTTAAGGATTACGTTATTGTTTATTTTCACAGGTATAATCTTATGACGTCAAACATTGCTGAGTCGGTGAACTCAATGTTCAatgttgaaagagaattttcCATTACTGCTTTAATTGATGCCATAAACAGGAGATTTGCAGAAAAATTTCATGAGAGGCGTATGGAGTTCATCGACTCACCAAACATCTTTGTTCCttcagttgaaaaaaaaattcaaaattcgtCAACTTGGGGAACAAGTTATTAGCCCATCAAATAGCCAACCACAAGTTCAGCGTCATCGGTCACGGTGCAGTTGCGACAATCGATCTGCAAAGTAGATCTTGTACTTGTAGAGTTTTTGACCTGACAAAATACCTTGTCCACATGCAATGGCGCGCTTCGTGTCCAATATGGTGACGACTTTGGAAGCGCATTTATGACTACTCATCTCCATATTATAAGGTGGAGAATTACATAATTGCATATTGTGAGAAAATTTGTCCCGTGCCTTCAAGAATCTTGGGAAGTTCCTTTGGaaattttagagagagaaataccTCCTCCATATGTTGATCCAAGCAAACCCGGAAGAAGGCGGAAAAAGAGAAGGCGTGGAATCAGGGAATCATTTCCAACGAGGAAAAACAAATGCTCCTTATGCAAAACAGCTGGCCACAAAAAAATAACATGTCCAAGCCtaaatgctccatagttgtaaATTGCATTAtgttgtaataatagttatctgttggaactttatgacattttaatattATTGTTTCTTAGCATGGTAATTTATGTTTAActtgttcaaatcacaaatgtgtgtATTTGTTAATAAATTATTGAATAGTTTCCAGCAAGTAGTaaacctgttgcaacaactaagttaCATGTTGGGATTTTTTCAACTAAGTTATGTTTTacaacttgtgttttatccaacaagagtaaggatttGTTCAACAACTTAATCACTTGCCGCATAGATACTACAATTGTTGCAACGACTTACATGTCGCAACAGATATCGTACTTGCGTAACGGATACTACACGCAACGATACTACAAATTGTTGCAAATATTCCCTCATGTGTCGCATCGTATACTACACTTGCCGCAACAGATACTATAGTCACGTGCAATGTATACTACGATTGTTGCAACGATTCTCACATGTCGTAGCGTATACTACACTTGCCGCAATGATACTACttggttcacccatatttaatgatcaactactcgattcacccatatttagtgataaaccaaggaaatcaatcatatttagtgataaacaatggaatacttaatcaatttgatgtattttgagtcaaaGAAAGAGGATCTCCTAAGTcattatgcactaaatcgagtgatcattagagtgaattgtgtgaactactcgattcacccatatttagtgataaacaaaggaaatcaaccatatttagtgataaacaatggaatacttaatcaatttgatgtattttgagtcagcaGAGAGGATCtcctaagtcagtatgcactaaatcgagtgatcattagagtgaattgatgtgaactactcgattcacccatatttagtgataaacaaaggaaatcaaccatatttagtgataaacaatggaatacttaatcaatttgatgtattttgagtcagcaAAGAGGATCtcctaagtcagtatgcactaaatcgagtgatcattagagtgaattgatgtgaactactcgattcacccatatttagtgataaacaaaggaaatcaaccatatttagtgataaacaatggaatacttaatcaatttgatgtattttgagttaGCAAAGAGGATCTcttaagtcagtatgcactaaatcgagtgatcattagagtgaattgatgtgaactacctgattcacccatatttagtgataaacaaaggaaatcaatcatatttagtgataaacagtggaatacttatgtcacaaTGCAAGTAcattgttgcaacaattaagtaaattgttgcaacagaagatccatatgttccaacggattccttacttgttgtaacaactaagtaaattgttgcaacagaagatccatatgttccaacagattccttacttgttgcaacatcttCAGCAGTTGCTGGATTATTTGCAACAGAAGATCCATATGTTCTAACAGATTCCTTAATTATTGCAAAACTAAGTAAATTCTTTCGCAAATAAGATCCATATATTCCAAAAGATtacttacttgttgcaacatcttGGCAGCTTGGGATTATTTGCAATGTAAGATCCATATGTTCCAACAGATtccttacttgttgcaacatcttCAAGAATGCTTCCGGATTATTTGCAACAAGATCCATATATTCTAACATTTCTTAATTGTTAAAAGAACTAAGTAAATTCTTTACCGCAATGTAAGATCCATATATTCCAAAAGATtccttacttgttgcaacatcttCAGCAGTTGCTGGATTATTTGCAACAGAAGATCCATATGTTCCAACAGATTccttaattgttgcaacaactaagtaaattgttgcaacagaagATCCATATGCTCCAACAGattcacttgttgcaacatcttCACATCTGTTGCAATATTTGCActagttgttttatttttaccaaCAATTTAGGTATTTGTTCCAACATATCTGTCACTTGCGTAAAACTACTGAAACGACTTAAACAATATATAAGTGGTACTGAgcatagaatatatatttaacaaatttacATAATGTGTTCATCCACCATAATTCAGATGCAAGCAAAATATGAGAGAAATTGTTTAATGCAAACATAGTTTAAGAGAAATTGTTTATCCCCACATTAGGGCTCCAACACCTTATCAATAATTCCACAAGCCCACCTCCATTGCATCTTCTCCACAGTATTGTCACTCAATAAGGTATCGGGCTTTGTCATATTCGTGCGGGTAAGCAAAGCTTCAACAAAAGCAAGTGACCAGGAAGCACATGCCTTATTGGTCTCATTGCGGGGGATATCCTTCTTCCgatcataatttcatgattcattcaAAGAACTTTTCAGATAAGTGTGAGAACATGCCACTCGCTTAGCAACTTGGGAACAAATCCAATAACGGCCGTACGGCGAAGAAATCACTTGTCTTCATTACATGAGATGTTGCAATCATAAACATTTATGATACCCTCCTCAATGATGATCTCAATAGTGACAAAATGGTTGTCATTAATATTCATGACAACTATGATCCTTTTGGCACCAATCCACTCGCAGCTACCTGGGTAGGGCACAATACCTCTGGGAAAAGCGAGACTATCATCGTCCCACCTAAAGAGAGCAAGTCTTTGATCATAGGGAACGACACCCACATTTGTAGACTCATCGAACAACCCTAAGTACTTGTTGCGACATAAAGGATGGTAGAAGTTGAGGTCCATGATTCTATCAGAGGAATCATAGTGCTCAGGGAAATTGAGCTGCCTCGTACGCATCGGCAATAAGATTTCATCTACATACCGCAAGAAAAGTATCAAAACAATCGTACCACTTGCGCAACAGTAGttatagttgttggagcaactAGTGAACTTGCTGTAACAGGTTATtcacttgttggaacaactagttaacttgttgcaacaaattagtaacttgttgtaacaactagttaacttgttgcaacaagttcatCGAATTACATGACTTTTTCAAACAAAGATActgaattatatacatatatataagtgttaaAACTTACCCAATCCTCCTACCATTCGTGCATGTTTTTCATAACCTTGAAGTCTTCGGCCCCAAATTCATGTATTGAGTACAGTGCTCTCCCACTCTTTTTGGATTTGAACAAGGTTTCaagcttctttattttttggggGTTTACACACTTGAAAATATCAACTTTTTTCAGCACTTGTGGCACAACTTCAGCAGGAGGAGTAGCAATAGACTTCTGTGGAGTACTTGTTTTCCTTGCTCTATAATCAGCAAGTGCCTTGGAAATTGTTTTTGCCCTCTTGCGAATTCCAATAGGAGTGTAGGGTGAGCCGAGCTTTTGGATGGTTGGACACCCTCTTGGACATCAAACTCTTTATACCGAATTCGTATCTTTTTGTGCCTGAAGCAACTCTTCAACCTTATTTATCAAACCCTCCATTTTCAGCCTGCAAGTACTGCATTCACAAGTACAAGAATACACCTTGGAGGAATAGACACTAACTGAAGAATATCTACCCAACCTATAAGGGATATCTGTGGTCTGCCCACCACCACCACTTTGGGGAGTACATCCACCAActccatcaccaccaccaccaccaccatcatctcTTCTTTTATTAGCAAGACCTTCCACTGCTTGTcttgcaacatcaacaacaatattcatatcaacAGCATCACCAAAGACCATCACCAACAGCATTAACATCAAcatcaccatcaccatcaccatcaccaccaccaccatcaacaacaccaGCTCTTATGATGGTTGTGGCTCCAGCCAATTCTTCTTTTATCTGATCAATCAATTCATCATGCACAGATTCCCTATGCCCTAAACTAACAAGACATGGCATCTGCACCTCTCGTTTTGTCGGGATAAGCCTTGGGTGCACAACC from the Lycium ferocissimum isolate CSIRO_LF1 chromosome 11, AGI_CSIRO_Lferr_CH_V1, whole genome shotgun sequence genome contains:
- the LOC132037650 gene encoding protein CROWDED NUCLEI 2-like, with product MWPRSEPPRKDIEDWRSFKDVGFLDDAAMEARHHQALLQNIANLEKQLFDYQYNMGLVLIEKNEWTSKYDELRQELAQLHESLNRQQSAHLISIAQVEKREQNLRNASASKKQCVLHLEKALRQTHAEREQIKLASETELADARAVAVAYQDKSLEQQGKSHAANAKLAEANKMNFEFERKLRELKYGKACLEGSVPP